The nucleotide sequence CCAACTCTTCATGTTTATACTGCATTGATTTTCAGACACTGGACATGTAACTAAGAAAATTTGATTGACCTATATCCAGTATAacttaggattgccatatttcaaaaagtaagatatacaccccaaaagttgttcagttgttgttgttttttttggaagACCCCCAAATTGTTGACTTTTTTTTAGCTACAAGAATTTTTGAGTTTGGGATCTTTTTTGGCACTTTCGGCACAATTTAACTGTTGCtggttttccaggacatttgccCAATTTCCGAAATATATGCCAGGACACCATTTTTGGAGGTGAATTTCAGGACAcgtcctggaaaatcaggatgtatggcagccctttctcttcttcatttaaaagaaaagaagaagaaagccctTGTTTGGGTCATGCTTAGGCTTCTGCCAGTGGAAGTGTGCAGCCAACTGAGTTTGTCACTCAGAATGTCCCTGCCAGCAGGAAAAAACAATTTTCACCAGTCTCCTTGCACCCTAAGAAGCTGCTCTGAATGGTTGGTTGGGCAGAGAGATCAGGAAACTGTCTTCTGCCAGCAGGTTCTTCTGCTGGATCTTGGTTCATCCTATGAACAGAAAGAGATGCCTAGCTGTAACCCAAGCTACTGTATCTAGGTTGATGTCATCTTGTGGTGTTCCAGTAGATTAGTCAAACAGAAATATGAACGAACCTAGATCCATGACACAGAAAAACTGACCTTTCAGTGCCACACTACTCTTTTCAAAGATGTGGAGACACTTTGATCCCAGAGAGCTAGGCCATGTACTCAGAAGAGCAGTGAAAGTGAGCACTCCCTTTCTACCACCGGAGCATCATATCAAACCCAACACTATGTTAAAATAATCTCTGTTCCTCCTAGCTTCAGCCATTTCTGTCGTGACATCCTGCTAGTTTCATTCCTTAGAAAGTGGAACAAGAACCCCTGCTAAGTCTTCCCTGCTTCCCCACCCTGGCAATCTTTCTGTAAGGGGAAGGGGCTACACATGCAGATATTTGAGTAAGTGCTTGTTCTTCCATGTACTAAGACGACTCCAGAGATGCTCTGGGTGACTGTCACATGTAGGAGTCTAGCAGTCTCTAAAAGAAACCCAGCATTTGCTACATTGTCAAGGCACTGGGGTCTTAACCGTTTACATCTGATCACCCTAACTTAagtcaggatttatttattttttttaaagcatctttcCTCTGGAAGAGCAAGCTATAAAGTATCACCAGCATGTATACCATGCAATTCATGCAACTGCTTGAATCTAAAATGTATGCATTAAGTGTGCTTCTCCAGAACCATGTCCCTGAGATGAGAAGGCTGCATGCAAGAGTGCAGAAATACTGCAAGTcatgtctgaagaagtgtgtgtgcacacaaaagcttatacccagaacaaacttagttggtctccaaggcgCTACTGgactattcatttatttagtgCAAGTCATGTGTCATACAACCAAGTTTTATTTATGATTGTGTAGGGGAGCTACCTACATAGACAACCTGACAGTATTTCTGTGCCATTGACAATCTTTGAGAGGGGCAAGGGGAATTCCGGGAGGTGGATTCAGGAATCTAAGCAGCCTTTGTGGAGTTTCTAGCCATTTATGTAAGTGGTCAGAGGTACAGAAGCCCCTAACAGAATAATGCTGACTTAGCAGCTAGCAATCTATCAGCCGGCCAATGAGTCATCTTCCATTTGCCTGGCTTTTAATTGATCAGCTGCAACATTACATACTGCAGGGCCTTCATGACTATACCTTTCAAAACATCCTAAAGAAAATGGGCAGCTTCTCCCATGTGTGATGTCACCAACATACAAGAGGGCCAGAAAGAGGTATCGACATTTTCTGCTGGAATGCAAAAAGCCTTCCTTCTTCTGCATCTGTTTGCTCTAACTTAGTTATGGTAAAGTGCTGAAGAAATGCTAGAATACACAAATCTTAGatcaggggtttttttatttacaatTTGCCCAATTAAATTTAAAGCATAATCACatagtcacaaaatcaaaacagtGTACTTGatacaaaaaaggaagaagtgCACATATACCCTACCATAGTATTTTATGGAGTTTACCACATGGTTATTCAACAATGCAAACTGTTAGATTTTGGGTAAACTGTCCAAGTCAAAGGATGGGTTCTCTTTAAAAGCTATGATTCCACAGGAGAACAGGACAAGACTCTACATGGACATAGTACTGTCAACAAGCCTCTCCATATTTCTGAAAATCCAAGCACTTAGTTCAACCTGCATCTTAGTGCCAGCCttagttcaaattatttgttatCTAGTACACTTACTTACCTAAAATGTGTCTGTGCAAGTGTTATTTGGTTTCAATCATTGAGACATTTTCTAAAATTCTTGATGATTGAAGACTTCATCCCTTCCCACTTTTGTTTGAAAAGGCTACTCTCCATTCTTCTGCCCCAACATTACATTTCAAGCATAAAATAGAGTAAAATACAAATTTCACCAAATCAAAACGGACATCTGGAAATGACTCTAGAGGCTTTATTTTAGAAGGCGACTACTAtgataatgaaaaattaatagcATTTCAAGTTTAGCAGTGGAGATTTGATCCCTTGTTCAGTTTTATTCAAGCGGTTTTTGCCACTGCTTTGCCAAATAACTTGTTTTGCTGGCACATATGGTTCACTTATAGCTTTAGTAAAATGGGGAAAAACCTGAAATACCACAGTAAAAGTAATtttccaatatattttaaaactacaCAGGCTTAGTTAGAACAGCCACACATTAACTGAGGCTTAAAATAAGATCTGCCCAACTGAAGCTGGAAATTCCAAAGCAAAATGTTGGATGGAACTCTGTGTCTGCTGGATACATCCTTACATACGAAACTGAGTGAACTGAACCAGCGCCATTTGTATTTTCTAGTGGTTTTCGAAGCTTCGTTTTCATTCAAATTAAAGAGTCCTTATTTTGCATATCTTCATTATCTTTCTCCTATGTTTTTCATGGTAGTCATTATCCACGGCCAGTCAAGTTGTACTTCTTTGTCTTGTATTTCCAATTCCAGCTGTTGAAGACTGGAGCCCACCCCACTGCCTTCCAAATCTTGAATGGTCATAGGGTTGATTttcaggggaaatggctttggatCATCAGGTGCTCTTATAAGACTCTCAGTCCAATTGGTACCAGTAACTGAACTGTAGCGTAAACTGCACTGACTTGATGCAGGTATTCTGTGGTTCTTTTTCATGCTGGGATAGGAAGGTCTAGCCATCTCAGATGGTTCAGGGCACTGGGTAGGGAATGGTGGAAGTTTCCCAGCCAGGGTTTCTTAACAAACGTATAGAAGAGAGATTGTGAGAATGAAGAGGCCTGTAGTTGATTGAAGAGAGCTTCCATGTCCCTTGGGGGTGGTATTGTTCAGTGTGCTAAGTGGTGCGGACGTTGGACTTGAATTATTGTTTGCAGCTGATGGAGTTGTTCCATTACCGCCACTCGTCTAAATATGAagaaagaaaagactgtaaaGCCACAATTAATACCTTTTCCAACTTGCATTTTGCCTTCAAGGGCATATCCGCATGTATTTTCATCTGTCAGTTCAGGAAAACTACTACCTTTAAATGGGTGCGATGAGAAGAGCGACAACGCCTGTCCAAGAAGATCCATCTCTAATATAATTGTTTgcctgctcagaagcaagtcctgatGTTAGCTTCCTTGGACATTTTGTGCAAATGGtaatacagatttatttattttaatgaataaATTAGAGCCTAAAGCAGGACTAACAAGGTGCCATGCAATTGGAAGCAAGGCTGACTGAATGAGGTGTCAGCTCTTAAGACTAGGGACAATACTAAGCAATTTTAAGGGCTTGAAAATCACTTTGCTTTCTGTGGAACACACAGGTTTCTTTTGTTTTGGTCACTATTTGTcacacagctttaaaaaaaaaggatataGCAAAATCATAAAGACTAGTTTTGCCAATAGTTCAAGTGAGATGAATACACACATGACTACTATCCTATCTCTGAACAGCCATCTTCTTTCTGTCTCTAGCTTAATAGCTTTCAAGTCACCAAGAGACAGGAGGAACACACAGAAATAACTGTCTTTCTAGTCAAGTT is from Podarcis raffonei isolate rPodRaf1 chromosome 3, rPodRaf1.pri, whole genome shotgun sequence and encodes:
- the CD24 gene encoding signal transducer CD24, with the protein product MGTALATRLGLGLLLLALLLPTQTSGGNGTTPSAANNNSSPTSAPLSTLNNTTPKGHGSSLQSTTGLFILTISLLYVC